ATCTGGACCCCGAGAAGGCAGACGAGGCGCCGAAGTTTATCCGTTCCGATGCCAGCCAGTTCATCAGCCCGGATTTTATCGAGGCTTTTAAGCACGGTGAGCAGGCGGATTACCGTCAGCTGCGGACGCATGGTGACCGCAAGCTGGTGCGTCTGCTTTGGGTTTATGATGTGAACTTTGCCTGGACGCTCCAAAAGATGGTGGACCGTGGTTATATCCAGACGGTTATCGACCATCTGCCGGAGCAGGAAGGTGTCGATATCGGCGTGAAGCGCCTGTGGAAATATATAGAAGAGAAATGTGCAACACCAGATGATGTGTCTGCGTATATAAAGGAGAGAATGTAATGGCAGAAAACACGACAATCGCCACAAACTTTGTGCAGAATGCGATTGAGGAAGACCAGAAGAACGGTAAGTACACCGAGGGAATCCATACTCGTTTTCCACCGGAACCGAACGGTTATCTGCATATCGGCCACGCCAAGTCCATTTGCTTGAACTTTGGTCTGGCTGAGTACAACCATGGTCTGTGCAATCTGCGTTTTGACGATACCAACCCCACCAAGGAAGATACGGAATATGTGGACTCCATTCAGGAGGACATCCGCTGGCTCGGATTTAGCTGGCAGAACCGCATGTACTATGCTTCTGACTACTTCGATAAGCTCTACGATTACGCTGTGGAACTCATCAAGAAGGGCTTGGCTTACGTTGACGATTTGACGGCTGAGGAAATCAAGGAATACCGCGGCACGCTGACGGAACCGGGCAAGGAAAGCCCGTACCGCAACCGCAGTGTGGAGGAAAACCTCGACCTGTTCGCCCGCATGAAAGCCGGCGAGTTTGCCGATGGGGAAAAGGTACTGCGTGCCAAAATCGACATGGCTTCGCCGAACATGGTTATGCGCGACACGGTTATCTACCGCATTGCTCATGCTCATCATCACCGCACGGGCGACAAGTGGTGCATCTATCCGATGTACGACTTTGCGCATCCGCTGTCCGATGCCATTGAGGGCATTACCCATTCCGTCTGCACGCTGGAATTTGAGGAACATCGTCCGTTCTATGACTGGCTGCTCGAAAATCTCGGCTTTGACGTCAATACCCGTCCACGCCAGATTGAGTTTGCCCGCCTGAACCTCACGAACACCGTGACCAGCAAGCGCAAGCTGCGCCAGCTCGTGGAAGAAGGCCATGTGCGCGGCTGGGATGACCCGCGTATGCCGACCATTTCCGGCCTGCGCCGCCGTGGTTTTACGCCGGCTGCCCTGCGCAAATTCTGCGAGGAAATCGGTGTGGCCAAGGGCAATAGCCTCGTCGATGTGGCGATGCTCGAATCCTGCGTGCGCTCGGACCTCAACGAAAACGCTGACCGCATTATGGCAGTGCTGCGTCCGCTGAAGGTCGTGATTACGAACTATCCGGAAGATAAGGAAGAATGGCTGCTGGGGGACAATAACCCCATGCATGGCGGCCACCGCTTTATTCCGTTCTCCCGTGAACTTTACATCGAACAGGAAGACTTTATGGAAGAAGCGCCCAAGAAGTTCTTCCGCTTGAAACCGGGCGGAGAAGTCCGCCTCAAGCACGCCTATATCATCAAATGTGATGAGGTCATCAAGGATGAGGCTGGCAATGTGGTGGAACTGCACTGCACGGCTGACCTCGAATCCAAGACCGGCGGTGCTACGGCCAGCCGCAAGATTAAGGGCACCATCCACTGGGTAGCTGCCAAGACGGCTGTGCCTGCCGAAGTACGGCTCTATGATTATTTGCTGGAAACCGATGAAAACGGGAATTTGCCCGCTGACTTTATCGGTGCACTCAATAAAAATTCCTTGGAAGTTATCGACAACGCCTGGGTAGAACCCAGCGTGAAGCTCCAAGCCGCAGGCAAGCATTATCAGTTCCTGCGCACGGGGTACTTCGTAATCGATACGGATACCACGCCGGATAAGCTGGTGTTCAACCGTGTGGTTGGACTCCGTG
The Selenomonas ruminantium AC2024 DNA segment above includes these coding regions:
- a CDS encoding glutamine--tRNA ligase/YqeY domain fusion protein, which encodes MAENTTIATNFVQNAIEEDQKNGKYTEGIHTRFPPEPNGYLHIGHAKSICLNFGLAEYNHGLCNLRFDDTNPTKEDTEYVDSIQEDIRWLGFSWQNRMYYASDYFDKLYDYAVELIKKGLAYVDDLTAEEIKEYRGTLTEPGKESPYRNRSVEENLDLFARMKAGEFADGEKVLRAKIDMASPNMVMRDTVIYRIAHAHHHRTGDKWCIYPMYDFAHPLSDAIEGITHSVCTLEFEEHRPFYDWLLENLGFDVNTRPRQIEFARLNLTNTVTSKRKLRQLVEEGHVRGWDDPRMPTISGLRRRGFTPAALRKFCEEIGVAKGNSLVDVAMLESCVRSDLNENADRIMAVLRPLKVVITNYPEDKEEWLLGDNNPMHGGHRFIPFSRELYIEQEDFMEEAPKKFFRLKPGGEVRLKHAYIIKCDEVIKDEAGNVVELHCTADLESKTGGATASRKIKGTIHWVAAKTAVPAEVRLYDYLLETDENGNLPADFIGALNKNSLEVIDNAWVEPSVKLQAAGKHYQFLRTGYFVIDTDTTPDKLVFNRVVGLRDSWAKEKNK